Proteins encoded within one genomic window of Arachis ipaensis cultivar K30076 chromosome B08, Araip1.1, whole genome shotgun sequence:
- the LOC107612858 gene encoding uncharacterized protein LOC107612858 isoform X1, which produces MDSSSDDEDDRHNLIDQNVRKPPTLPSTSTTAGAAAFHVEDISSSSRRFQLRKRYIFLILVVIAVVLFFSITEIRHGPIASFSSDYLSGQMKESELRAINLLREQQLGLLTAWNRTFQHNASYSDPNQLEDLKSALFKQISLNREIQQVLLNPHRTGNTNEPDFDFRNPNLFGGVSYNRCRTVDQNFSQRKTIDWNPKDGKFLLAVCVSGQMSNHLICLEKHMFFAAILSRTLVIPSSKIDYQYDRVIDIDQINKCLGKKVVISFEEFANAKKDHLHINSFLCYFSLPQPCYLDDDHLKKLGSLGLSMSKPEPVWQEDTRKPTPKTIKDVLDKFGHDDDVMAIGDVFFADLENQWVMQPGGPIAHKCKTLIEPSRLIVLTAQRFVQTFLGKKFIALHFRRHGFLKFCNLKKPSCFYPIPQAADCILRVVETADAPVIYLSTDAAESETGLLQSMVVLDGKPVLLVKRPARDSAEKWDALLYRSGIEGDSQVEAMLDKTICAMSTVFIGAPGSTFTEDILRLRKDWGSASLCDEYLCQGEEPNFIAENE; this is translated from the exons ATGGATTCGTCTTCCGACGACGAAGACGACCGCCACAACCTCATCGACCAAAACGTTAGAAAGCCTCCCACTCTTCCCTCCACCTCCACCACCGCCGGCGCCGCCGCTTTCCACGTCGAAGATATCAGCTCGAGCTCTCGGCGATTCCAGCTCCGGAAGAGGTACATTTTCTTGATCCTCGTCGTCATCGCCGTCGTTCTCTTCTTCTCTATCACCGAAATTCGCCATGGCCCTATCGCCAGCTTCTCCTCCGATTATCTCTCCGGTCAAATGAAGGAATCTGAATTGCGCGCCATTAACCTCTTGCGGGAGCAGCAACTAGGGCTCTTAACCGCTTGGAATCGAACTTTTCAGCACAATGCGTCATATTCCGATCCAAATCAATTGGAGGATCTGAAATCGGCGCTGTTCAAACAGATCTCTCTTAACCGAGAGATTCAGCAGGTTCTGCTGAATCCGCATCGAACAGGTAACACAAATGAGCCTGATTTCGATTTTAGAAATCCTAATTTGTTCGGTGGAGTTAGTTACAATAGGTGTAGAACAGTGGATCAGAACTTCTCACAGAGAAAAACCATTGATTGGAACCCTAAAGATGGTAAATTCTTGCTTGCTGTATGCGTTTCTGGCCAAATGTCAAACCATTTGATTTGTTTGGAAAAACATATGTTCTTTGCTGCAATTCTTAGTAGGACTCTGGTGATTCCAAGTTCCAAAATTGATTATCAGTATGACAGGGTAATTGACATTGATCAGATTAACAAGTGTTTGGGAAAAAAAGTTGTGATTTCCTTTGAGGAATTTGCAAATGCTAAGAAGGATCATTTGCACATTAATAGTTTCCTGTGTTATTTCTCTCTGCCACAGCCTTGTTATCTTGACGATGATCATTTGAAGAAGTTGGGGTCTTTGGGTTTGTCAATGAGCAAGCCTGAGCCTGTTTGGCAGGAAGATACTCGGAAGCCAACACCAAAGACGATTAAGGATGTTCTGGATAAGTTCGGTCATGATGATGATGTTATGGCTATTGGGGATGTTTTCTTTGCTGATTTGGAGAATCAGTGGGTAATGCAACCAGGTGGCCCTATTGCTCACAAGTGCAAGACTCTGATTGAACCTAGCCGCCTCATTGTGCTCACTGCTCAGCGATTTGTTCAGACCTTCCTGGGAAAGAAGTTCATCGCCTTGCATTTTCGAAGACATGGCTTCTTAAAATTCTG TAATCTTAAGAAACCAAGTTGCTTTTACCCAATTCCTCAAGCTGCAGATTGCATCTTGAGGGTGGTTGAAACGGCCGATGCACCTGTCATTTATCTTTCTACCGATGCTGCAGAAAGCGAGACTGGTCTGCTTCAGTCAATGGTTGTGCTGGATGGCAAGCCTGTTCTGCTTGTAAAACGCCCTGCTCGTGACTCAGCAGAGAAATGGGATGCTTTGTTATATAGGAGTGGCATTGAGGGGGACTCACAG GTTGAAGCTATGTTAGACAAAACGATATGTGCGATGTCTACAGTGTTCATCGGAGCCCCTGGTTCCACTTTCACCGAAGATATCCTGCGGCTGAGAAAGGATTGGGGATCAGCATCGTTGTGCGATGAGTACCTTTGCCAAGGTGAAGAACCAAACTTTATAGCAGAAAATGAATGA
- the LOC107612858 gene encoding uncharacterized protein LOC107612858 isoform X2, translating into MDSSSDDEDDRHNLIDQNVRKPPTLPSTSTTAGAAAFHVEDISSSSRRFQLRKRYIFLILVVIAVVLFFSITEIRHGPIASFSSDYLSGQMKESELRAINLLREQQLGLLTAWNRTFQHNASYSDPNQLEDLKSALFKQISLNREIQQVLLNPHRTGNTNEPDFDFRNPNLFGGVSYNRCRTVDQNFSQRKTIDWNPKDGKFLLAVCVSGQMSNHLICLEKHMFFAAILSRTLVIPSSKIDYQYDRVIDIDQINKCLGKKVVISFEEFANAKKDHLHINSFLCYFSLPQPCYLDDDHLKKLGSLGLSMSKPEPVWQEDTRKPTPKTIKDVLDKFGHDDDVMAIGDVFFADLENQWVMQPGGPIAHKCKTLIEPSRLIVLTAQRFVQTFLGKKFIALHFRRHGFLKFCNLKKPSCFYPIPQAADCILRVVETADAPVIYLSTDAAESETGLLQSMVVLDGKPVLLVKRPARDSAEKWDALLYRSGIEGDSQVEAMLDKTICAMSTVFIGAPGSTFTEDILRLRKDWGSASLCDEYLCQGEEPNFIAENE; encoded by the exons ATGGATTCGTCTTCCGACGACGAAGACGACCGCCACAACCTCATCGACCAAAACGTTAGAAAGCCTCCCACTCTTCCCTCCACCTCCACCACCGCCGGCGCCGCCGCTTTCCACGTCGAAGATATCAGCTCGAGCTCTCGGCGATTCCAGCTCCGGAAGAGGTACATTTTCTTGATCCTCGTCGTCATCGCCGTCGTTCTCTTCTTCTCTATCACCGAAATTCGCCATGGCCCTATCGCCAGCTTCTCCTCCGATTATCTCTCCGGTCAAATGAAGGAATCTGAATTGCGCGCCATTAACCTCTTGCGGGAGCAGCAACTAGGGCTCTTAACCGCTTGGAATCGAACTTTTCAGCACAATGCGTCATATTCCGATCCAAATCAATTGGAGGATCTGAAATCGGCGCTGTTCAAACAGATCTCTCTTAACCGAGAGATTCAGCAGGTTCTGCTGAATCCGCATCGAACAGGTAACACAAATGAGCCTGATTTCGATTTTAGAAATCCTAATTTGTTCGGTGGAGTTAGTTACAATAGGTGTAGAACAGTGGATCAGAACTTCTCACAGAGAAAAACCATTGATTGGAACCCTAAAGATG GTAAATTCTTGCTTGCTGTATGCGTTTCTGGCCAAATGTCAAACCATTTGATTTGTTTGGAAAAACATATGTTCTTTGCTGCAATTCTTAGTAGGACTCTGGTGATTCCAAGTTCCAAAATTGATTATCAGTATGACAGGGTAATTGACATTGATCAGATTAACAAGTGTTTGGGAAAAAAAGTTGTGATTTCCTTTGAGGAATTTGCAAATGCTAAGAAGGATCATTTGCACATTAATAGTTTCCTGTGTTATTTCTCTCTGCCACAGCCTTGTTATCTTGACGATGATCATTTGAAGAAGTTGGGGTCTTTGGGTTTGTCAATGAGCAAGCCTGAGCCTGTTTGGCAGGAAGATACTCGGAAGCCAACACCAAAGACGATTAAGGATGTTCTGGATAAGTTCGGTCATGATGATGATGTTATGGCTATTGGGGATGTTTTCTTTGCTGATTTGGAGAATCAGTGGGTAATGCAACCAGGTGGCCCTATTGCTCACAAGTGCAAGACTCTGATTGAACCTAGCCGCCTCATTGTGCTCACTGCTCAGCGATTTGTTCAGACCTTCCTGGGAAAGAAGTTCATCGCCTTGCATTTTCGAAGACATGGCTTCTTAAAATTCTG TAATCTTAAGAAACCAAGTTGCTTTTACCCAATTCCTCAAGCTGCAGATTGCATCTTGAGGGTGGTTGAAACGGCCGATGCACCTGTCATTTATCTTTCTACCGATGCTGCAGAAAGCGAGACTGGTCTGCTTCAGTCAATGGTTGTGCTGGATGGCAAGCCTGTTCTGCTTGTAAAACGCCCTGCTCGTGACTCAGCAGAGAAATGGGATGCTTTGTTATATAGGAGTGGCATTGAGGGGGACTCACAG GTTGAAGCTATGTTAGACAAAACGATATGTGCGATGTCTACAGTGTTCATCGGAGCCCCTGGTTCCACTTTCACCGAAGATATCCTGCGGCTGAGAAAGGATTGGGGATCAGCATCGTTGTGCGATGAGTACCTTTGCCAAGGTGAAGAACCAAACTTTATAGCAGAAAATGAATGA
- the LOC107610522 gene encoding glucose-6-phosphate 1-dehydrogenase, cytoplasmic isoform-like produces MGTRESSNVSETGSFSIVLLCASGDLAEKKSLFLALFHLYEKGLLPPTEVQIFGYARTEISDDELRDQLREYLIPAKYHSPKQVEDVWDFLNLIKYISGSYDSEEGFRLLDKEISEHEYSKNSEGGSSRRLFYLELPPSVYPFVCKMIKTCCMNKSNLGGWTRIVVEKPFGKDLESAEELSTQIGELFEEPQIYRIGHYLGKELVQKMLVLRFANQLFLSLWNRDNIDNVQIIFKEDFIIKAHGGYFDQYGIIRDIIQNHLLQVLCLVAMERPVSLNPEHIRDERVKFLESVVSISDAEVVLGQYEGYRDDLTVPDDSNTPTFAAVILRIHSERWKGVLFILKAGKALDSRKTEIGVQFKMFLMIFSRMFLMKFS; encoded by the exons ATGGGAACAAGAGAGTCTTCAAATGTATCTGAAACTGGCTCATTCTCCATTGTTTTGCTTTGTGCTTCTGGTGATCTGGCTGAGAAGAAGTCGTTGTTTCTCGCACTTTTCCACCTGTATGAGAAG GGGTTACTACCACCAACAGAAGTTCAAATTTTTGGTTATGCAAGGACAGAAATCTCTGATGATGAACTGAGAGATCAATTGCGAGA GTATCTTATTCCTGCCAAATATCATTCCCCGAAACAGGTGGAAGATGTATGGGATTTTCTGAATCTG ATCAAATACATAAGTGGCTCTTACGATTCTGAGGAAGGGTTTCGCTTGTTGGACAAAGAGATTTCAGAGCATGAATATTCGAAAAACAGCGAAGGGGGTTCGTCTCGGCGGCTTTTCTATCTTGAACTTCCTCCTTCAGTATATCCATTTGTTTGCAAGATGATCAAGACTTGTTGCATGAATAAAT CCAATCTTGGTGGGTGGACACGCATTGTAGTTGAGAAGCCTTTTGGAAAGGACCTAGAATCTGCAGAAGAACTAAGTACTCAGATTGGAGAGTTGTTTGAGGAGCCACAAATCTACCGTATTGGTCACTACTTGGGAAAAGAACTAGTGCAGAAAATG TTGGTACTTCGTTTTGCAAATCAATTGTTTTTGTCTCTTTGGAACCGTGACAACATCGACAATGTACAG ATAATTTTCAAAGAGGATTTTATAATTAAAGCCCATGGTGGATATTTTGATCAATATGG AATTATCCGAGACATTATTCAAAACCATCTGCTTCAG GTTCTCTGCTTGGTTGCTATGGAAAGGCCTGTTTCTCTCAATCCTGAGCACATTCGGGATGAGAGAGTGAAG TTTCTTGAATCAGTAGTATCTATTAGCGATGCTGAGGTTGTTCTTGGACAATATGAAGGCTATAGAGATGACCTAACCGTACCTGATGACTCGAACACTCCAACTTTTGCAGCTGTTATTCTGCGCATACACAGCGAAAGATGGAAAG GTGTTCTCTTCATACTAAAAGCAGGGAAGGCCTTAGATTCTAGAAAAACAGAGATAGGAGTTCAATTCAAGATGTTCCTGATGATATTTTCAAGGATGTTCCTCATGAAATTTTCCTGA